From a single Sinorhizobium sp. RAC02 genomic region:
- the murJ gene encoding murein biosynthesis integral membrane protein MurJ, with protein sequence MSLVKKFATVGGATLGSRVLGFARETLMAAALGTGPMADAFYAAFRFPNLFRRLFAEGAFNAAFVPLFAKEIEAGGIDGAKRFSEEVFGVLFSVLLLLTIAMELLMPLLVAWVIAPGFVGDAEKFDVTVKLAVVMFPYLMCMSLTAMLSGMLNSLHHYFAAAIAPVFLNVVLIAALGYGLWQGASPLETAWYLSWGVLVAGLLQMAVLYAGVRHAGMKIGFRRPRITPNVKRLLWLAFPAAVTGGITQINQIIGQMIASTKDGAISVLQYADRVYQLPLGVVGIAVGVVLLPELARALKGGQEREAGNLQNRSLEFVLFLTLPAAGALWVISDEIVRVLYERGAFSPETTSIVAGTLAIYGLGLPGFVMIKALNPGFFAREDTKTPMRITLMSVVINCVLAVSLFPLFYERGIATAEAVSGWLTAILLFVTLVRRGHWPLEKALLWRVARLLIATVVMAVALDYASDYLADRLAPASPLYEQLLALGLLIGLAMVVYFSVAFLIGGANLGMIRRNIKRKPKPAAAPTDEPSE encoded by the coding sequence ATGAGTCTGGTCAAGAAATTCGCGACCGTCGGCGGCGCGACGCTCGGCAGCCGCGTGCTCGGTTTTGCGCGCGAAACGCTGATGGCGGCGGCACTCGGCACCGGGCCGATGGCCGACGCTTTCTACGCGGCGTTCCGTTTCCCCAACCTCTTCCGCCGCCTGTTTGCCGAGGGCGCCTTTAACGCCGCCTTCGTACCGCTTTTCGCCAAGGAGATCGAGGCCGGCGGCATCGATGGCGCCAAGCGTTTCTCCGAAGAGGTTTTCGGCGTCCTCTTCAGCGTGCTTCTGTTGCTGACCATCGCGATGGAGCTATTGATGCCGCTCCTTGTGGCCTGGGTCATCGCGCCGGGCTTCGTGGGCGACGCGGAAAAGTTCGACGTAACGGTCAAGCTCGCCGTCGTCATGTTCCCCTACCTGATGTGCATGTCGCTGACGGCGATGCTGTCGGGCATGCTGAACTCGCTGCACCACTATTTTGCGGCTGCGATTGCGCCTGTCTTCCTGAATGTCGTGCTGATCGCAGCACTCGGTTATGGGCTCTGGCAGGGCGCCTCGCCGCTTGAGACAGCGTGGTATCTTTCCTGGGGCGTGCTCGTTGCCGGCCTGTTGCAGATGGCGGTGCTCTATGCCGGCGTGCGCCATGCAGGCATGAAGATCGGCTTTCGACGCCCGCGCATCACGCCGAACGTCAAGCGCCTGCTGTGGCTGGCTTTTCCTGCAGCCGTCACCGGCGGGATCACCCAGATCAACCAGATCATCGGCCAGATGATTGCCTCCACCAAGGACGGCGCGATCTCCGTGCTGCAATATGCCGACCGCGTCTACCAGTTGCCGCTCGGCGTCGTTGGCATCGCCGTCGGGGTCGTGCTGCTGCCGGAGCTGGCGCGGGCGCTGAAGGGCGGGCAGGAGCGGGAAGCCGGCAACCTGCAGAACCGCTCGCTGGAATTCGTGCTCTTCCTGACTTTGCCGGCCGCCGGCGCGCTGTGGGTGATTTCCGACGAGATCGTGCGCGTGCTCTACGAGCGCGGTGCCTTCAGTCCGGAAACCACCTCGATCGTGGCGGGCACGCTCGCCATCTACGGTCTTGGCCTGCCGGGCTTCGTGATGATCAAGGCACTGAACCCCGGTTTCTTCGCCCGCGAGGACACCAAGACGCCGATGCGCATCACGCTCATGTCTGTCGTCATCAACTGTGTGCTCGCGGTGTCGCTCTTCCCGTTGTTCTACGAGCGCGGCATTGCCACGGCGGAAGCCGTGTCCGGTTGGCTGACGGCAATCCTGCTTTTCGTAACCCTGGTGCGCCGTGGCCATTGGCCACTGGAGAAGGCGCTGCTCTGGCGTGTCGCACGGCTGCTGATCGCGACTGTTGTCATGGCCGTGGCGCTCGACTATGCCTCCGACTATCTCGCCGATCGACTTGCGCCTGCATCGCCGCTCTACGAGCAGCTTCTGGCGCTCGGCCTGCTCATCGGCCTTGCCATGGTCGTCTATTTCTCCGTCGCTTTTCTCATCGGCGGCGCAAACCTTGGCATGATCCGCCGCAACATCAAGCGCAAGCCGAAGCCTGCGGCTGCACCCACGGACGAGCCGTCGGAATAA